The following are encoded together in the Mammaliicoccus vitulinus genome:
- a CDS encoding mechanosensitive ion channel family protein: protein MDKIMNIIHKMIDPFMNPENWQKWIEQILIGIFYVVLAFIIIKVLHKVVEKFFTTKYGTKRIGKSNKRAKTMVNLLQNVISYVVWFIVVTTILSNLGIRVESIIAGAGVVGLAIGFGAQTLVKDVITGFFIIFENQFDVGDYVKINTTGTTVAEGTVQSIGMRSTRILSFAGDLTILPNGTMNEIVNFSIHNGMAIVEIPVSIKEDLNEVESKLNEFLPTLKEKYEIFIKDPEILGVETVTAGEATIKIAGETEPNEHTSGARILRREIKSFFDKEGIQAPIPTMVSYNPNNIQ, encoded by the coding sequence TTGGATAAAATTATGAATATCATTCATAAAATGATAGACCCATTTATGAATCCTGAGAATTGGCAGAAATGGATAGAACAAATTTTAATCGGAATATTTTATGTTGTATTAGCATTTATTATTATAAAGGTTCTCCATAAAGTTGTTGAAAAATTCTTTACTACTAAATACGGAACTAAGAGGATAGGGAAGTCTAACAAGCGTGCTAAAACGATGGTAAACTTACTACAAAATGTCATTTCATATGTAGTGTGGTTTATTGTGGTTACAACAATATTAAGCAATTTAGGTATAAGAGTTGAAAGTATTATTGCAGGTGCAGGTGTTGTAGGTTTAGCTATTGGTTTCGGAGCACAAACGTTAGTGAAAGATGTCATAACAGGATTCTTTATTATTTTTGAAAATCAATTTGATGTTGGAGATTATGTAAAAATTAATACAACGGGTACAACTGTTGCTGAAGGTACTGTACAATCAATAGGAATGAGATCTACGAGAATTTTATCATTTGCAGGAGATTTAACGATACTTCCAAATGGTACGATGAATGAGATTGTGAACTTTTCAATTCATAATGGTATGGCAATCGTGGAAATACCCGTATCCATTAAAGAAGATTTAAACGAAGTAGAAAGTAAATTAAATGAATTTTTACCTACACTTAAAGAGAAATACGAAATCTTCATCAAAGACCCAGAAATTTTAGGTGTAGAAACGGTTACAGCAGGAGAAGCAACAATAAAAATTGCAGGTGAAACAGAACCTAATGAACATACGTCGGGTGCAAGAATCTTAAGAAGAGAAATAAAATCATTCTTCGATAAAGAAGGTATACAAGCACCTATACCAACTATGGTTTCGTATAATCCTAACAACATTCAATAA
- a CDS encoding ParB/RepB/Spo0J family partition protein, giving the protein MKERNHELVEKISYNLSHDKIVEIPLSKLRRNPYQPRDYFDEAALKDLTQSISQHGVLQPIVVRETIKGYDIVVGERRYRASQLAGKDTVPAIVKSLTDEEMLELAIIENLQRENLKPLEEAKSYATMMKELNLKQQDVADRLGKSRSYIANVLRLLNLPPSVKSLINEEKLSSAHGRTLLGLEKKHQLNQVAQKIVKEGMSVRALEEYIKFLNANDHGKTRKARKSKPNFLVKHEYQLKEKYGTNIDISKTKKAGKISIEFNSEDEYKRIMELLLEE; this is encoded by the coding sequence ATGAAAGAAAGAAATCATGAACTTGTTGAAAAGATTTCTTATAATCTGAGTCATGATAAAATAGTTGAAATTCCTTTATCCAAATTAAGAAGGAATCCATATCAACCGAGAGATTATTTTGATGAAGCAGCTTTGAAAGATTTAACGCAGTCCATTTCACAACATGGTGTATTACAACCAATAGTAGTAAGAGAAACGATTAAAGGTTATGACATCGTAGTTGGAGAAAGAAGATATAGAGCGAGTCAATTAGCTGGCAAAGATACAGTTCCAGCGATTGTTAAATCATTAACGGATGAAGAAATGTTAGAACTCGCTATTATAGAGAACCTTCAACGTGAAAACCTTAAACCCTTAGAAGAAGCAAAGAGTTATGCCACGATGATGAAAGAACTTAATTTAAAACAGCAAGATGTCGCGGATAGATTAGGGAAATCAAGATCTTATATTGCGAATGTTTTAAGGTTGCTTAACTTACCTCCAAGTGTGAAAAGTTTAATTAACGAAGAAAAATTATCAAGTGCACACGGACGAACATTACTTGGTTTAGAAAAGAAACATCAATTAAATCAAGTAGCACAAAAAATTGTCAAAGAAGGCATGAGTGTTAGAGCATTAGAAGAATATATAAAATTTTTGAATGCTAATGATCATGGGAAGACAAGAAAAGCAAGAAAGAGCAAGCCAAACTTTTTAGTTAAACATGAATATCAATTAAAAGAGAAATATGGAACTAACATTGATATTTCAAAGACAAAAAAAGCAGGTAAAATATCTATTGAATTTAATTCTGAAGATGAATATAAGAGAATTATGGAATTATTGCTAGAAGAATAA
- a CDS encoding PLP-dependent transferase, whose protein sequence is MKSTQLAQISLTKDHTGATTNPIYLATAYQHEKLGCSTGFDYTRTKNPTRSQFEEAFAKLEGGKYSFATSSGMASIQLICNLFKPNDEILVSFDLYGGTFRLFEFYEKQYNIKFKYIDFSNIEEVNASINDHTKAFFIEPISNPLMFSVDLDPLYAIAKSKNILTIIDNTFLTPYLSTPLKDGADIVLHSATKYISGHNDVLAGIVTVSDDYLGELLGQFHNMIGATLSPFDSYLLLRGLKTLHLRLDRATENAQKLAASLQSVDSIDEVLYSGQTGMLSIRLNHAYSVDSFLQNIDLCIFAESLGGTETFITFPYTQTHVDMADEEKDKRGIDEYLLRLSIGIEDYEDIYEDILQALKNSRKEGVSI, encoded by the coding sequence ATGAAATCTACTCAACTCGCTCAAATTTCATTAACTAAAGACCATACCGGGGCTACTACAAACCCTATCTATCTTGCAACAGCCTATCAACATGAAAAATTAGGTTGTTCAACTGGCTTTGATTATACAAGGACTAAAAATCCAACGCGCTCTCAATTTGAAGAAGCTTTTGCCAAATTAGAAGGTGGAAAATACTCATTTGCAACTTCTAGTGGTATGGCAAGTATTCAATTAATATGTAACTTATTTAAACCAAATGATGAAATACTCGTTTCATTTGATTTATATGGTGGCACTTTTAGACTGTTTGAGTTTTACGAAAAACAATACAACATTAAATTTAAATACATCGATTTTTCAAATATTGAAGAAGTTAACGCATCTATCAATGATCATACGAAAGCATTCTTTATCGAACCAATATCAAATCCGTTAATGTTCTCTGTAGATTTAGATCCACTTTATGCAATTGCAAAATCTAAAAATATTTTAACGATTATAGATAATACATTCTTAACACCATACTTATCTACACCATTAAAAGATGGCGCCGATATCGTACTACACTCTGCTACTAAATACATAAGTGGTCATAACGATGTATTAGCAGGAATTGTAACAGTTTCTGACGATTACTTAGGTGAATTACTTGGACAATTCCACAATATGATTGGTGCAACATTATCACCGTTCGACAGTTATTTATTGCTTAGAGGATTAAAAACGCTTCACTTACGACTTGATCGTGCTACTGAAAATGCTCAAAAGTTAGCCGCTTCACTTCAATCAGTTGATAGCATCGACGAAGTATTATATTCCGGTCAAACAGGCATGTTAAGCATTCGATTAAACCACGCTTATAGTGTTGATAGCTTTTTACAAAATATTGATTTATGTATATTTGCTGAAAGCCTAGGTGGTACTGAAACATTTATCACTTTCCCATATACACAAACACATGTAGACATGGCTGATGAAGAAAAAGATAAACGCGGCATCGATGAATACTTACTTCGTTTATCAATTGGAATTGAAGACTATGAAGACATTTACGAAGACATACTTCAAGCACTAAAAAATTCAAGAAAAGAAGGAGTGTCAATATGA
- the metC gene encoding cystathionine beta-lyase MetC, which produces MSYSKETSLILDSTRGNEHLSSNQPLYYSSTYHQQTLGGNAEYDYARSGNPNRQLLEEKLADLEGGQYGFAFSSGIAAITAVFLTLEPGDHVVLPDDVYGGTFRLTEQILKKFKIEFTTVDQTDLQQVKAAVQDNTKLIYVETPSNPLFKVTDIDGVSQIARKNNALLAVDNTFMTPLGQSPLKLGADIVIHSATKFLGGHSDLIAGAVIVNDPQLKNDIYLIQNGTGSGLSVYDSWTLAKHLKTLPIRFKQSVYNAEQIYRYLIENEAIETVYYPITSDTHLRQAKNGGAVLGFRLKDESKAQAFVDHLNIPLVSVSLGGVETILSHPATMSHAAIPEDVRAERGITNGLFRLSAGLEDVKELITDIDWALKEATYESKKSIEEPHFSS; this is translated from the coding sequence ATGAGCTATTCAAAAGAAACATCACTAATATTAGATTCCACTAGAGGCAATGAACATTTATCAAGCAATCAACCATTATATTATTCATCAACATATCACCAACAAACTTTAGGTGGTAATGCTGAATATGATTACGCAAGAAGCGGTAATCCAAATAGACAGCTACTCGAAGAAAAATTAGCTGACTTAGAAGGCGGTCAATACGGATTTGCATTCAGTTCAGGTATTGCCGCTATTACAGCAGTATTTTTAACATTAGAACCAGGTGATCACGTCGTCCTTCCAGATGATGTTTATGGCGGTACGTTCAGATTAACAGAACAAATACTCAAGAAATTCAAAATCGAATTTACAACTGTTGATCAAACAGACTTACAACAAGTAAAAGCTGCTGTCCAAGACAATACAAAACTTATCTATGTAGAAACACCTTCTAACCCACTATTTAAAGTGACTGATATAGACGGTGTTAGCCAGATAGCTCGTAAAAACAACGCACTTTTAGCTGTAGATAATACTTTCATGACACCACTTGGACAATCTCCATTGAAACTAGGTGCAGATATTGTCATTCATTCAGCAACGAAATTCTTAGGTGGTCATAGTGATTTAATTGCAGGTGCTGTTATCGTAAACGACCCACAACTTAAAAACGACATTTACTTAATCCAAAATGGTACAGGTTCAGGTTTAAGCGTTTATGATTCATGGACACTCGCTAAACATTTAAAAACATTACCTATTAGATTTAAACAATCCGTTTATAATGCGGAACAAATTTACAGATATTTAATTGAAAATGAAGCGATTGAAACTGTTTATTATCCAATTACAAGCGACACGCATTTAAGACAAGCTAAAAATGGTGGTGCCGTGCTTGGATTCAGACTTAAAGATGAATCAAAAGCACAAGCATTTGTCGATCATCTCAATATACCGCTCGTTTCTGTAAGCTTAGGTGGCGTTGAAACCATTCTTTCACACCCAGCTACAATGAGTCATGCAGCTATTCCAGAAGATGTGAGAGCTGAACGTGGTATAACAAATGGATTATTTAGACTGTCAGCAGGCTTGGAAGATGTCAAAGAATTGATTACAGATATCGATTGGGCATTAAAGGAGGCTACATATGAATCTAAAAAAAGCATTGAAGAACCGCATTTTAGTAGCTGA
- a CDS encoding bifunctional homocysteine S-methyltransferase/methylenetetrahydrofolate reductase — protein MNLKKALKNRILVADGAIGTILYSEGLDTCPESYNLTHPKKVEQIHRSYIEAGADVIQTNTYGANFEKLQDFNLEHRVKEIHREAVQIAKKASNKDTFILGTVGGFRNIKKSHLSIEAIQYHTEIQIETLVNEGVDGILFETYYDLEELLTVLKDAKAKYDIPIIAQLTASNTNYLRNGTPIPDALEALLNEGADIVGLNCHHGPYHMIKTYKHIEIPDNAYLSCYPNASLLDLEENDLKYNNNSEYFSDAAKELVNQGVRLIGGCCGTTPEHIKKIKNIVKDLTPIKHKNVIPIETKQYKKQNKNEPSIKELVQQRPTVIVELDTPKHLDTNRFFEGIQALEDAGVEAVTLADNSLASVRISNIAAASIIKQKYKIRPLVHLACRDRNLIGLQSHLMGLSLLGINDILTITGDPSKVGNFPGATSVFDVNSSGLAEIITQFNQGINADGDTLRSNTNFSVAGAFNPNVRRLEPAVKRLEKKVESGMEYFITQPIYEPERVKEIYEATKHIDAPIFIGIMPITSYNNALFLHNEVPGIKLSETVLNAFEKVKDDRDATRKLSISLSKQLIDAVHQYFNGLYLVTPFLKYDLTVELANYSKLKTGTQTKEAIL, from the coding sequence ATGAATCTAAAAAAAGCATTGAAGAACCGCATTTTAGTAGCTGACGGCGCAATCGGAACAATCCTTTATTCTGAAGGGTTAGACACTTGCCCAGAAAGTTATAATCTGACTCACCCTAAAAAAGTTGAGCAAATACATCGCTCATATATAGAAGCTGGCGCAGATGTCATTCAAACGAACACATATGGCGCTAACTTTGAAAAACTACAAGATTTCAATTTAGAACATCGTGTGAAAGAAATACATCGAGAAGCTGTTCAAATCGCTAAAAAGGCAAGCAATAAAGACACATTTATTCTAGGTACTGTAGGTGGTTTTCGCAACATTAAGAAAAGCCACTTATCTATAGAAGCCATTCAATACCATACAGAAATTCAAATCGAAACACTTGTTAATGAAGGTGTAGATGGCATTTTATTTGAAACTTATTATGATTTAGAAGAGTTGCTAACTGTTTTAAAAGATGCAAAAGCTAAATACGATATTCCGATTATCGCTCAACTTACTGCAAGCAATACAAATTATTTGAGAAATGGTACACCTATACCTGATGCATTAGAAGCTTTATTAAATGAAGGTGCAGATATCGTCGGTTTAAACTGCCACCATGGCCCTTACCATATGATCAAGACATATAAACATATTGAAATTCCTGACAATGCCTATCTTTCTTGCTACCCTAACGCAAGTTTGCTGGATTTAGAAGAAAACGACTTAAAATACAATAACAACTCAGAATACTTTTCTGATGCAGCTAAAGAACTTGTCAATCAAGGTGTCAGATTAATAGGTGGATGTTGTGGTACAACACCAGAACATATTAAAAAGATAAAGAATATCGTTAAAGACTTAACACCTATAAAACATAAAAATGTTATTCCGATAGAAACAAAACAGTATAAAAAGCAAAATAAAAACGAACCAAGTATTAAAGAACTCGTCCAACAAAGACCAACCGTCATTGTTGAACTAGATACGCCGAAACATTTAGATACAAATAGGTTTTTTGAAGGTATACAAGCGCTTGAAGATGCGGGTGTAGAAGCTGTAACACTTGCTGACAACTCGTTAGCAAGCGTTAGAATTTCTAACATTGCAGCAGCCAGCATTATAAAACAAAAATATAAAATTAGACCCCTCGTACATTTAGCATGCCGAGATAGAAATTTAATCGGTCTTCAATCACATCTGATGGGGCTATCCCTTCTAGGCATTAACGATATTTTAACAATTACAGGTGACCCATCAAAGGTTGGTAATTTCCCTGGTGCAACAAGTGTATTCGATGTCAATTCTAGCGGATTAGCCGAGATTATTACGCAATTTAATCAAGGTATTAACGCTGACGGAGATACATTAAGAAGTAATACAAACTTCTCTGTTGCTGGTGCATTTAACCCAAATGTAAGACGCCTTGAACCTGCAGTTAAAAGATTAGAAAAGAAAGTTGAATCTGGCATGGAGTATTTCATTACTCAACCGATTTATGAACCTGAAAGAGTTAAAGAGATATATGAAGCAACAAAACATATAGATGCACCCATTTTTATAGGCATCATGCCTATAACGAGCTATAACAACGCACTATTTTTACACAACGAAGTTCCTGGTATTAAATTATCAGAAACTGTTCTCAACGCTTTTGAAAAAGTTAAAGACGATCGAGACGCAACTCGAAAGCTCAGCATTAGCTTGAGCAAACAATTAATTGATGCAGTACACCAATATTTTAATGGCTTGTACTTAGTTACACCATTTTTAAAATATGATTTAACAGTTGAATTAGCAAATTATTCAAAATTAAAAACTGGAACACAAACCAAGGAGGCAATATTATGA
- the metE gene encoding 5-methyltetrahydropteroyltriglutamate--homocysteine S-methyltransferase, translated as MMTIKTANLGFPRLGKKREWKKAIESYWAKKIDKAELDQTLQGLHKEILTIQKEHHVDQIPAGDFSLYDHVLDTSLLFNIIPERFQGRPVDDDLLFDIARGNKEHVASALIKWFNTNYHYIVPEWDNVSPKVNNNVLLEKFNFSKEAGVNAHPVIVGPVTYVALSKGGDQSFDEKVRTLLPLYKEVFESLTEAGAEYIQVDEPILVTDEAKELQDITKEAYEFFNKEVPSTNLVLQTYFERVDLSFVGQLPVYGLGLDFVHDNGFNLKQIKDGLFPKEKALFAGIVDGRNVWATNIEEKKALIESLQSYTEELVIQPSSSLLHVPVTLEEETLGDSVREGLSFATEKLDELYALKQLFNENDDTLYNELKAQFERFESQSFKQLEYDYDSVKSERSTPFKERKVLQDEVLNLPDLPTTTIGSFPQSTEVRKYRADWKNNRISDEKYEEFVQNEIKRWIDIQEEIGLDVLVHGEFERNDMVEFFGEKLNGFLVTKFGWVQSYGSRAVKPPIIYGDVKWTAPLTVKETLYAQSLTDKPVKGMLTGPVTILNWSFERVDIPRSEVQDQIALAINEEVLALEEAGIKVIQVDEPALREGLPLSSEYHEDYLNKAVHSFRLSTSSVQDSTQIHTHMCYSQFGQIIHAIKSLDADVISIETSRSHGDLIQDFEDITYDLGIGLGVYDIHSPRIPTEEEITVAINRALQKIDRSLFWVNPDCGLKTRQEEEVKQALTVLVKSVEKLRQDSTVKQPN; from the coding sequence ATTATGACAATTAAAACAGCAAATTTAGGATTTCCAAGACTAGGTAAAAAAAGAGAATGGAAAAAAGCCATTGAAAGCTACTGGGCTAAAAAAATAGATAAAGCTGAATTAGATCAAACATTGCAAGGTCTGCATAAAGAAATATTAACAATTCAAAAAGAGCACCATGTCGATCAAATTCCTGCTGGTGATTTCTCACTTTATGACCATGTTCTAGATACATCATTATTATTCAATATTATTCCAGAACGTTTCCAAGGACGCCCTGTTGACGATGATTTATTATTCGATATCGCTAGAGGTAACAAAGAGCATGTTGCAAGTGCATTGATCAAATGGTTTAACACTAACTATCACTATATCGTACCTGAATGGGACAACGTTTCACCTAAAGTAAATAACAACGTATTATTAGAGAAATTCAACTTTTCTAAAGAAGCGGGTGTCAACGCGCACCCAGTTATTGTAGGTCCTGTGACTTATGTTGCTTTATCTAAAGGTGGAGACCAAAGTTTCGATGAAAAAGTCAGAACACTTTTACCATTATATAAAGAAGTATTCGAAAGTTTAACTGAAGCTGGTGCAGAATATATTCAAGTAGATGAACCTATTTTAGTTACTGACGAAGCAAAAGAACTTCAAGACATTACGAAAGAAGCATACGAATTTTTCAACAAAGAAGTACCTTCTACAAACTTAGTATTACAAACTTACTTTGAACGCGTTGATTTAAGCTTTGTAGGACAATTACCAGTATACGGTCTTGGTTTAGATTTTGTACATGACAATGGATTTAACTTAAAACAAATTAAAGACGGTTTATTCCCTAAAGAAAAAGCATTATTTGCTGGTATCGTTGATGGAAGAAATGTTTGGGCAACAAACATAGAAGAGAAAAAAGCATTAATAGAATCATTACAATCTTATACAGAAGAATTAGTGATTCAACCATCTTCATCTTTATTACACGTTCCAGTTACATTAGAAGAAGAAACATTAGGAGATTCAGTACGCGAAGGTTTGAGTTTTGCTACTGAAAAATTAGATGAATTATATGCTTTAAAACAATTATTCAATGAAAATGATGACACTTTATACAATGAATTAAAAGCTCAATTTGAACGCTTTGAAAGTCAATCATTCAAACAACTTGAATACGATTATGATTCAGTAAAATCAGAACGTTCAACACCATTTAAAGAAAGAAAAGTATTACAAGATGAAGTATTAAATTTACCAGACTTACCTACAACAACGATTGGTTCATTCCCTCAATCTACAGAGGTAAGAAAATACCGTGCTGATTGGAAAAACAATAGAATTTCAGACGAAAAATACGAAGAATTTGTACAAAACGAAATTAAACGTTGGATTGATATTCAAGAAGAAATTGGTTTAGACGTATTAGTACACGGTGAATTCGAGCGTAACGACATGGTTGAATTCTTTGGCGAAAAATTAAACGGATTCTTAGTAACTAAGTTCGGTTGGGTTCAATCATACGGTTCTCGTGCCGTTAAGCCACCAATCATCTACGGTGATGTTAAATGGACAGCTCCATTAACAGTTAAAGAAACATTATACGCTCAAAGCTTAACTGACAAACCTGTTAAAGGTATGCTTACAGGTCCAGTTACAATTTTAAACTGGTCATTTGAACGTGTTGATATCCCACGTAGCGAAGTTCAAGATCAAATCGCTTTAGCTATCAATGAAGAAGTACTCGCACTTGAAGAAGCAGGTATCAAAGTTATTCAAGTAGACGAACCTGCATTGCGTGAAGGCTTACCTTTAAGCTCAGAGTACCATGAAGATTATTTAAATAAAGCTGTTCATTCATTTAGATTATCAACATCTTCAGTCCAAGATTCAACTCAAATTCATACACATATGTGTTACTCTCAGTTTGGACAAATCATCCATGCAATCAAATCATTAGATGCTGACGTTATTTCAATCGAAACATCTAGAAGCCACGGTGATTTAATTCAAGACTTTGAAGACATTACGTATGATCTAGGTATCGGTTTAGGCGTTTATGACATTCATAGCCCTCGTATACCTACAGAAGAAGAAATTACAGTAGCCATCAATAGAGCACTTCAAAAGATTGACCGTTCTCTATTCTGGGTAAATCCTGACTGCGGATTAAAGACTAGACAAGAAGAAGAAGTTAAACAAGCATTAACAGTATTAGTCAAATCAGTAGAAAAATTACGTCAAGACAGCACAGTTAAACAACCAAATTAA
- a CDS encoding cyclase family protein: protein MSYPLWNTLNQLKEYNWIDLTHTFDSESPHFSAFENAETKTLYKVKDDGFFAQSWQFPTQYGTHIDAPIHFVEHKRFLHELGLQETVLPLIVLDFSKEVAQDSDFRLTKEHILQWESENGPIESGTFVAFRSDWSKKWPDKEQFENKDKEGHEHLPGWSLDALKYLFEERKIKSIGHETFDTDASLDIRKHNDIVGERYVLGLDTFQIELLTGLDKLPTRGAVILAISPKPNNAPGFPVRAFAITPK from the coding sequence ATGTCATATCCATTGTGGAACACGCTAAATCAACTAAAAGAATATAATTGGATAGATTTAACGCATACTTTTGATTCTGAGTCTCCCCATTTCTCAGCTTTTGAAAATGCAGAAACAAAAACATTATATAAAGTTAAAGATGATGGTTTCTTTGCGCAATCATGGCAATTCCCTACACAGTACGGTACACATATAGATGCACCGATACATTTTGTAGAACATAAGCGATTTTTACATGAATTAGGCTTACAAGAAACAGTATTACCTTTAATCGTATTAGATTTTTCAAAAGAAGTGGCTCAAGATTCAGATTTTAGATTAACAAAAGAACATATTCTTCAATGGGAATCAGAAAATGGTCCTATTGAAAGCGGAACGTTCGTAGCATTCAGAAGTGACTGGTCAAAAAAATGGCCAGACAAAGAACAATTTGAAAATAAAGATAAAGAAGGTCATGAACACCTCCCAGGATGGTCATTAGATGCCCTTAAGTACTTATTTGAAGAAAGAAAAATCAAATCTATAGGACATGAAACGTTCGATACAGATGCTTCTTTAGACATTCGTAAACATAACGATATAGTCGGTGAGCGATACGTCCTTGGTTTAGATACTTTCCAAATAGAATTGTTAACCGGATTAGACAAACTGCCAACACGTGGTGCAGTTATATTAGCCATTAGCCCTAAACCTAATAATGCTCCCGGATTCCCTGTCCGAGCATTTGCTATTACCCCTAAATAA
- a CDS encoding carbon starvation protein A — MITFLVSIVLLIVGYFTYGKYIEKMFGVKDERPTPAHDQRDNIDYVPMTTNKNSLIQLLNIAGVGPIFGPIMGALYGPVAFLWIVLGSIFAGAVHDYLTGMISIRNKGAHLPELAGKFLGNVMRHLVNVFTLLLLLLTGTVFVTSPALLLHSLMDGKIALGIIIFVIFLYYFLSTILPIDKIIGKVYPVFGFVLMISAVGIFIRLLMTGAEIPELTLKNMHPDSAPIFPLLFFTITCGALSGFHATQSPIISRTTNNEKNGRKIFYGMMIAEGVIAMIWAAAAMSLFGGYGGLQEVLAKGEAALVVSEASTMLLGSVFGTLAILGVIVLPITSGDTSFRSARMILADYFNIGQKKVWKRFAIAIPMFIISFILTTVDFTILWRYFSWANQTTAVIALWIGVMYLLLSKKNFYVALIPALFMTWNIFTYILSQPIGFGMDLKLSYWLSIGLTILWTMYFYYLYRKNSENAIEIDHQIGAATVSKY; from the coding sequence ATGATTACATTTTTAGTTTCTATTGTATTATTGATTGTAGGTTATTTTACATATGGTAAGTATATTGAAAAGATGTTTGGCGTTAAGGATGAACGTCCGACACCAGCTCATGATCAAAGGGATAATATTGATTATGTTCCGATGACGACAAATAAAAACTCACTGATTCAATTATTAAATATCGCTGGTGTAGGACCGATATTTGGGCCTATTATGGGTGCTTTATATGGTCCTGTTGCTTTTTTATGGATTGTATTAGGTTCTATATTTGCTGGGGCTGTCCACGATTATTTAACAGGTATGATTTCAATTCGTAATAAAGGGGCTCATCTACCTGAATTAGCTGGTAAGTTTTTAGGTAATGTGATGAGACATTTAGTGAATGTCTTTACGTTATTATTATTGTTATTGACGGGTACGGTGTTTGTAACAAGTCCGGCATTACTGTTACATTCGTTAATGGATGGAAAAATTGCACTAGGTATTATCATTTTTGTTATTTTCTTATATTATTTCTTATCAACGATTTTACCAATCGACAAAATTATTGGTAAAGTTTATCCGGTGTTTGGCTTTGTTCTGATGATTTCGGCAGTGGGTATTTTCATCAGATTATTAATGACAGGGGCAGAAATTCCAGAATTAACGTTGAAGAATATGCATCCTGATTCTGCACCGATATTCCCATTGTTATTCTTTACGATTACATGTGGTGCTTTATCTGGTTTCCATGCAACACAATCGCCGATAATTTCTAGAACGACGAATAATGAAAAAAATGGTCGCAAAATATTTTACGGCATGATGATCGCTGAAGGTGTTATCGCGATGATTTGGGCTGCGGCTGCAATGAGTTTATTTGGTGGATATGGTGGCCTACAAGAAGTGTTGGCTAAAGGTGAAGCGGCTCTTGTAGTGAGTGAAGCATCTACTATGTTACTTGGATCTGTATTCGGTACATTAGCAATACTGGGTGTTATTGTATTGCCAATTACGAGTGGAGATACATCATTTAGAAGTGCGAGAATGATTCTTGCTGATTACTTTAATATTGGTCAAAAGAAAGTATGGAAGAGATTTGCTATCGCGATACCAATGTTTATTATTAGCTTTATATTAACGACAGTGGACTTTACAATCTTGTGGAGATATTTCTCTTGGGCAAACCAAACGACAGCTGTTATAGCGTTGTGGATAGGTGTAATGTACTTGCTGTTATCTAAAAAGAATTTCTATGTCGCGTTAATACCCGCATTATTTATGACGTGGAATATATTCACTTATATTTTAAGTCAGCCTATTGGATTTGGAATGGATTTAAAGTTAAGCTATTGGCTATCTATCGGTCTCACAATTTTATGGACAATGTACTTCTATTATTTATACAGAAAAAATAGTGAGAATGCGATAGAAATAGATCATCAAATTGGCGCTGCAACAGTATCAAAATACTAA